One stretch of Streptomyces sp. 135 DNA includes these proteins:
- a CDS encoding STAS domain-containing protein produces MSTQIHRLTITELASCDDCVVLRVTGELDQSGEALFLGTLGACVDAGHRHLVLDTTALSFCDSRGLNCLLAMRWLLDRRDGKLLLAGAGRRLTELLAQTGSSELLPSHRTVGHALAVLPQAQRPVWPPVQA; encoded by the coding sequence ATGTCCACGCAGATCCATCGTCTGACCATCACGGAGCTGGCGAGCTGTGACGACTGCGTGGTGCTGCGTGTCACCGGTGAACTCGACCAGAGCGGCGAGGCGCTCTTCCTGGGCACGCTCGGCGCCTGCGTGGACGCGGGGCACCGGCACCTGGTCCTGGACACCACCGCCCTGTCGTTCTGCGACTCGCGGGGGCTCAACTGCCTGCTGGCCATGCGGTGGCTGCTGGACCGCCGCGACGGCAAGCTCCTCCTGGCCGGGGCGGGCCGCCGGCTGACGGAGCTGCTCGCGCAGACCGGCAGCTCCGAACTGCTCCCGAGCCACCGCACGGTCGGCCACGCCCTGGCCGTGCTGCCGCAGGCGCAGCGCCCGGTCTGGCCGCCGGTCCAGGCCTGA
- a CDS encoding hemerythrin domain-containing protein — protein MAAKTNEATSGDVVELILDDHRRMEDLFREMRSVEGDRAAALREFSGLLIAHALAEEAEVYPALKRYRDIENDEVEHGVEEHEEGNKALLALLEVDEVGSDDWDEKLEELVEAVTHHADEEERTILNGARENVAMERREELGAAFTRERAKQLEADCGNVDNVRRVVKS, from the coding sequence ATGGCGGCCAAGACGAACGAGGCGACGTCGGGGGACGTCGTGGAGCTGATCCTCGACGACCACCGGCGGATGGAGGACCTCTTCCGCGAGATGCGCAGCGTGGAGGGCGACCGGGCGGCGGCCCTGCGTGAGTTCTCCGGCCTGCTCATCGCGCACGCGCTCGCCGAGGAGGCCGAGGTCTACCCCGCGCTCAAGCGCTACCGGGACATCGAGAACGACGAGGTGGAGCACGGCGTCGAGGAGCACGAGGAGGGCAACAAGGCGCTCCTGGCGCTGCTTGAGGTCGACGAGGTCGGCTCCGACGACTGGGACGAGAAGCTGGAGGAGCTCGTCGAGGCGGTCACCCACCACGCCGACGAGGAGGAGCGGACGATCCTCAACGGCGCGCGGGAGAACGTCGCGATGGAGCGCCGCGAGGAGCTGGGCGCGGCCTTCACCAGGGAGCGCGCCAAGCAGCTGGAGGCGGACTGCGGAAACGTCGACAACGTCCGTCGCGTCGTGAAGTCCTGA